The segment CCTTATCAACGTGGGTGGTGATGGTGCTGGCCTGCGGCTGTGGCTTGACATGCGCCATAATCTGCCCACCAATAATCATGCCCAACAGGCCGACTAACGCAATCGCAGGCGGTGCTGGCGATCGTACCCGCAGTAGCGCGTAAAACAGCCCCACCAGCACGCCCGCCCCCAGAGAAATGATCAACGGATTCATCATGATCCTCCTGTGACCGGCACAACAGGTGCCGGTCAACCGCAGGGAATTAGCGTGCCGGAACCGGTGCCAGGGTGCGGTGCTCGCTCTCCTGACGTGAAGGTGCTTTGTGCACCATCGTGTAGGCATAATCCACGCCAATGCCGTATGCGCCGGAATGCTCTTTGGCGATCTTCATCACTGCGTCGTAGGTATCACGGTGTGCCCAGTCACGCTGCCACTCCAGCATTACCTGTTGCCAGGTTACCGGGATCACGCCCGCCTGGATCATGCGCTGCATGGCATAGTCATGGGCTTCTTTTGAGGTGCCGCCAGACGCATCAGCCACCATATAGATTTCGTAACCCCCTTCCAGCATGGCGCACAGCGCAAAGCTGTTGTTACAGACTTCAGTCCACAGGCCAGACACCACCACTTTCTTCTTACCGTTTGCAGCCAGCGCATCACGTACTTTCTGGTCGTCCCATGAGTTCATCGAGGTACGTTCCAGAATATCCAGCCCCGGGAACACGTCCAGCAGCTCAGGGTAGGTATAGCCGGAGAAACTTTCGGTTTCGACGGTGGTGATAATCGTCGGGATGTTAAACACCCTGGCCGCTTTCGCCAGCGCGACGGTGTTATTTTTCAGCACCTGACGGTCGATTGACTGTACGCCAAACGCCATCTGCGGTTGCTGATCGATAAAGATAATCTGGCTGTTAAGCGGGGTCAGAACTTCAAGTTTTGAGTTGGACATGAATTTACCCATTGAGGTTAGTAACTGGATTTCCGCGAACAAAGATACGGAGCAAAAGTGGCAGTCACCGGCTGGTCACTGTCCGATCTGAGTTTAGGTGGCATGGGGGGGCCGGACCATTATCTCTGTGTATAGGTATACGTTCGTATAGGTATCCCTTTGTATAACTAGACGGTGTTTCTCCCCGCTAACCATAATCCTGAGCTGATGGTGCGACCGCGCACTCCCCGTCCGGCCAACCCGGACATCTCAGTTCAGGAGGATCTATGGTGACGCTCGGTAAGGCAGAGCTGATTTTAATCAACGGCAAATTCCACACCGTCGACCGCGCCAACCCGGTAGCCGACGCTGTAGCGATTCGCGAAGGAAAATTTCTGGCGGTGGGCAGTCAGGCGGAAGTGATGGAACATCACTGCGAAGGTACGAAGGTGATCGACCTTAAAGGTCATACTGCGGTGCCTGGCCTGAATGACTCGCATCTGCACCTGATCCGTGGCGGTCTCAATTACAACCTCGAACTGCGCTGGGAAGGCGTGCCTTCACTGGCCGATGCACTGCGTATGCTGAAAGAACAGGCGCTGCGCACGCCATCGCCGCAGTGGGTGCGCGTAGTGGGAGGCTGGACCGAGTTTCAGTTTGCTGAACGCCGCATGCCGACGCTGGAAGAGATCAACGAAGCTGCACCCGACACGCCGGTGTTTATCCTGCACCTGTACGATCGCGCCCTGCTCAACCGCGCCGCCCTGAACGTGGTGGGATACACCAAAGACACCCCCAACCCACCGGGTGGCGAAATCCAGCGCGACAGCAACGGCAACCCGACCGGCATGCTGATTGCGCGCCCGAATGCGATGATCCTCTACGCCACGCTGGCGAAAGGGCCGAAATTGCCGCTGGAGCTGCAAATCAACTCCACCCGTCAGTTTATGCGTGAACTGAACCGTCTTGGCCTGACCAGCGCCATCGACGCCGGGGGCGGTTTCCAGAACTACCCCGACGATTATGAAGTGATCGCCGAGCTGCACAGCAAAAAGCAGATGACGGTGCGTATCGCCTATAACCTGTTTACCCAGCGTCCCGGTCATGAACTGGAAGATTTTGAAAAATGGACCGATATGCTGACGCCAGGCCAGGGCAGCGACTATTTCCGGCATAACGGTGCCGGTGAAATGTTGGTGTTCTCCGCCGCCGACTTCGAAGATTTCCTTGAGCCGCGCCCGGATTTGGCCCCCGGTATGGAAGATGAACTGGAGCGCGTGGTGCGTCATCTGGTGGAACACCGCTGGCCGTTCCGCCTGCACGCCACCTACAACGAATCCATCAGCCGTATGCTGGATGTGTTTGAGAAGGTGGATCGCGAGATTCCGTTTAACGGCCTGCACTGGTTCTTTGACCATGCCGAAACGGTGACGCAGAAAAATATCGACCGTATCAAAGCCCTCGGCGGCGGCATTGCGGTGCAGCATCGTATGGCGTTCCAGGGGGAATACTTTGCGGAACGTTATGGCATTGAAGCTACCCGCCATACCCCGCCGGTGGCGCGCATGCTGGAAACCGGCGTACCGGTTGGTCTGGGTACCGATGCGACTCGCGTCGCCAGTTATAACCCGTGGACCGCGCTGTACTGGCTGGTTTCTGGTCGTACCGTGGGTGGCATGCAGATGTATGACGTCAACGCGCGTCTCGACCGTGACACCGCGCTGATGCTGTGGACGCAAGGCAGTGCCTGGTTCTCCAGTGAGCAAGGTAAAAAAGGCCAGATCAAAGTCGGCCAACTGGCGGATATGGCGGTGCTGAGCAAAGACTTCTTCAGCGTGCCCGAGGAGGAGATCAAAGGGATCGAATCCGTGCTGACGGTGGTGGATGGCAACGTGGTGTATGCCGCCGGGACGTTCAGCAGCGAAGCGCCACCGACCCTGCCGGTACTGCCGGAGTGGTCGCCGGTGGTGAAGGTACCGGGCCACTACCGCAGTGCGCCTCCCGGTGCCACCACCCGCGTTGGCATGATGCCGCAGGCGCACCATTGCAGCGGCCCTTGCGGTGTGCACAGCCACCAGCATGATATCGCCCGTGGCGCTAACGTTCCGGTAGCCGAAGACAACGCCTTCTGGGGCGCGCTCGGTTGCAGCTGCTTTGCGTTTTAAACTTATGAAAACGTCATCGGTTTTCTCATTCCCGCCCCGGATCGATCTGGGGCTGTTCTTCCTGCGCCTGACCGGCAGCCTGTTGCTGCTGCATGTACATGGTCTGCCCAAGGTGTTTCATTTCCAGCAGGAACTGACGCGCATTGAAGACCCGTTCGGCATGGGGCCGTATATGAGCCTGATCCCGGCGATCATCGCCGAGGTTGTCTGCCCGATCCTGATCATTCTGGGTTGGTGGTCACGACTGGCCTGCCTGCCAATCATCGGCGTGCTGCTGGTGGCGATGCTGGTGGTGCACCCGGACTGGACGATTGCTGACGGCCAGTTTGGCTGGTTGTTGCTGATCATCTTCACTACCCTGGCGCTCACCGGGCCGGGTGGCTGGCGTATCGGCGTCAAAGCAAAACAGGAGCTGCGTCATGGCTCAGGTTAATGATATGCACAGCGCGATGGTAACGGAACTCCCGGCGCAAGCCGCCTCGCCGTGGCAACCGTTGCAGCAGCCGGTTTTCCGTATGCTGTGGCTGGCGACAGTGGTTTCCAACATCGGGTCATGGATGAACGATGTCGGCGTTAACTGGAGCATGTTGACGTTAAGCGCCGATCCGCTGTCGGTGGCGCTGGTGCAGGCCGCCAGCAGCCTGCCGATGTTCCTGTTCGCGCTGCCCTCCGGGGTGATGGCCGATATCGTCGATCGCCGTAAATATCTGCTGTTTTCGCAACTGTGGGTGTTTATCGCTGCCGCCGGTCTGACGCTGCTCTCCTTTTTGGGTCTGGTGACGCCGTGGGTGTTGCTGGTGGCGGCTTTCCTGCTCAGTACCGGTGCCGCGATGAGTTCACCGCCCTTTCAGGCCATCGTGCCGGATTTGGTGGAGAAACATGAACTGGGACCGGCCATCGCGCTTAACTCGCTCGGCATTAATATCAGCCGCGCCATTGGTCCGGCGCTGGGTGGTCTGATCCTCTCTTTTGCCGGTCCGTGGATGGTGTTCCTGCTCAATGCCCTCTCGGTGCTGGGCGTGGCCTGGGTGTTGTATCGCTGGAAAGCGCCCGCCAGCATCCAACGCCTGCCGCCAGAACACTTCTTCCCGGCGGTGCGGGTGGGATTGCGCTACGTCCACGCTGCCCCGGTGTTTCGTAACGTGCTGGTACGCACCTTTGCCTTCTTCCTGTTTGGTAGCGCCGGATGGGCATTGTTGCCGCTGGTCGCCCGGCGTGAACTCGGTCTGGGGCCTGGCGGTTACGGCATTATGCTGGCCTGTATCGGCGTTGGTGCCATCTGTGGCGCGGTGCTGCTGCCCGGCTTACGCAAAAAATTCAGTGCCGACCGCCTGATGGTGCTCGCCAGCATGCTGTTTGGTCTGACAATGCTGGCGCTGGCCTTTATCCGCCATTTCTGGTGGCTCAACGCCTGTGAGTTCTTTACCGGTTTTGCCTGGATTGCGGTGCTTTCCACCCTCAACCTCGGCGCGCAGCGGAGCGCGGCAAAGTGGGTGAAAGCGCGGGCGCTGGCGGTTTACCTGACGGTGTTTTTCGGTTCAATGACCATCGGCAGTGCCGTGTGGGGACAACTGGCGGCTCATTTCTCCATTCCGCTGTCGCTGACCTTCGCCGCCGTCGGCATGTTTCTTTCCTGCGCGACCGTCTGGCGTTGGCGGCTCGATCAGGACCCGGATTTAAATCTGGAGATCCTTAATGACACCGACAACAACCCTACGCCCGAGATCCACCACAACCGTGGCCCGGTGATGGTCAGCTATGAATATGTGATCCGCAATGAAGATGCCCATGATTTCACGGTGTGTATGCAGGATATGCGCCGGGTACGCCGTCGAGGCGGGGCCATCAACTGGTCGATTTATGAAGACGTGCTGCAACCGGGCATTTTCGTGGAAACCTTTGTCGTCGGTTCGTGGATGGAGCACCTGCGTGAAAAGGAGCGCTACACCATGAACGACCGCAAAATCCAGAGCCGGGTTTACGCCTTCCATCAGGGCGAAAGTTTGCCCGAAGTTCGTTATCTGGTTGCTCCGGCATGACGCCGCAACCCTGACATATCAACCCACAACAGCAATAAGAGGTCCATGCAATGAGCACGTTTAAAACCACAGATGGTACGCAGATTTATTTTAAAGATTGGGGCAAGGGTAAGCCGGTGCTGTTCAGTCACGGCTGGCCGCTGGATGCAGATATGTGGGACAGCCAGATGAATTTTCTGGCCGAACGTGGCTATCGTGTTATCGCTTTTGACCGTCGCGGTTTTGGTCGTTCCGATCAACCGTGGCAGGGCTACGACTACGATACCTTTGCCTCCGACATTAACGATCTGATCAACCATCTGGGTCTGGATAAAGTGACACTGGTGGGTTTCTCGATGGGCGGTGGCGATGTGACCCGCTATATCGGCAACTACGGCAGCGCGCGCGTCACCAGCCTGGTGCTGCTGGGCGCGGTTACCCCTATTTTCGGTAAAGCGGCAGATTACCAGGAAGGCGTCGATTTGTCGGTGTTTGCCGGTATTCGCGACGGTTTGCGTAAAGATCGTGCTCAGTTTATCAAAGACTTTGCTGCACCTTTCTATGGCACCAATGCCGGCCAGACTGTCTCTGAAGGGGTGCTGACCCAGACGCTGAATATCGCCCTGCTGGCCTCGCTGAAAGGCACGCTGGATTGCGTAACGGCGTTTTCTGAAACCGATTTCCGCGCCGATATCGCCAAAGTGGATGTGCCGACGCTGGTGATCCACGGCAGTAACGATCAGATTGTGCCGTTTGCGACGACCGGTAAAGTGGCGGCGGAGATGATTTCCGGTGCTGAACTGAAAGTGTACGACAATGGCCCACATGGCTTCGCCGTGACTCATCAGGATCAGTTGAATGAAGACCTGCTGGCGTTTCTGCAACGTTAAGGTCTGATACGTAGCGGCGCGATAACTCGCGCCGCTACGGAACATTATCAACGGGAAGGATGGTTCACTTCCAGCGGGCGCAGATCAAACAACAACACTTCTGCGGCCTCACCCTCGCTAAACGTCAGTGTCTTCTCATTACGTACTCGCGCGCCATCTCCGGCTTTGAAGGTCACGCCATTAACGGTGACGTTACCGCGTGCCACATGAATATAGGCGTAACGATCATCATCCAGCGTGATGGTTTGCTGCTCGCCGGCATCGAATAACCCGGCATAAATCCGCACGTCCTGACGGATGCTGAGTGCGCCCTGCTCACCCTCTGGTGACACAATCAGCCGCAGATGGCCGCGTTTTTCATTCTCTGGCACCGAGATCTGCTGGTAGCCCGGCGGGGTATTTTTCTCATCCGGCACCACCCAGATTTGCAGGAAGTGCACCCCGTCTTCGCTGGAGTGGTTGAACTCGCTGTGCGTCACGCCGCTTCCGGCGCTCATCAGTTGCACATCACCGGGGACAATCACCGAGCCGGTACCCATTGAGTCTTTATGTTCCAGCGCCCCTGCCAGCACATAGGAGATGATCTCCATATTGCTGTGCGGGTGAGCGCCAAATCCACGGGCTTTTGCCACCCGGTCATCATTAATCACCAGCAGGTCAGAAAAGCCCACCTGTTTCGGGTCCCAATAGTTGGCGAATGAGAAGGTATGGTGTGAATGCAACCAGCCGTGGGCACCGACACCACGTTGTTCTGACAGGCGTTGTTCAATCATGATTTGCTCCTTAATCTTCTGTGTTTAACCGGATAAAGGGGTTGTTTCCCTTCGTTGAACACAGATTAAGGTAAACAAATTTGCCGAACAATTACGTCAATCTGCAATCAGTGTAACGATTTAGTGGACAATCATGTGATAAAAAAGCGCGAAAAATCGCGCCGCTACGCAAGTCTGTCGCGGCGCGATGCATCGCGCGTTAAAAGTCTGCCAGTTTGTAGCGGCGCGATTTATCGCGCGTCAGGCAATTACAGATTGGAGAACTTATGCAGCACCCGCACCAACTGGGTGACAAATCCGTATTCGTTGTCGTACCACGACACGGTTTTCACCAGCTGGACATCGCCCGCTTCGCTGATTTCCGTCTGGGTGGCATCAAAAATCGAGCCAAACGGCAGACCAATCACATCGGAAGAGACAATCGGGTCTTCGGTGTAATTAAAGGATTCGTTGTTTTCACATGCCAGCTTCAGCGCGGCATTGATCTCCGCCACCGTCACCTTTTTATCCAGCACCGACACCAGCTCAGTCACAGAACCGGTTTTGACCGGTACGCGCTGCGCATGGCCCTTTAGCTTGCCGGACAGCGCCGGGATCACCAGACCAATGGCTTTAGCCGCCCCGGTGGTGTGCGGAATCACGTTTTCCACCGCTGCGCGTGAAGCGCGGAAATCTTTACCCCGTGGCCCATCCACCAGCGCCTGGGTACCGGTATAGGCGTGCACGGTGGTCATGGTGCCAACCTTAATACCAAAACTGTCGTTCAACGCTTTCGCCATCGGAGCCAGGCAGTTGGTGGTGCAGGATGCCACCGAGATAATGGTGTCATCGGCGGTCAGGGTGTCGTCATTGACGTTGAAGACGATGGTTTTCATCTCCCCGGCCGGGGCTGAGATCAGCACTTTTTTGGCCCCGGCATCCAGGTGCGCCTGGGCTTTTTCCGCCGAGGTGTAGAAGCCGGTACATTCAATCACCACATCCACACCGAGATCGCCCCAGGGAATGTTCTTCGCTTCTTTTTCGGCAAACACCTTGATGTTGTTACCGCCGACCACCAGGTTTTGCCCCTCCGCGCTCACGGTCGCCGGGAATGCGCCATAGTTGGAGTCATACTTCAGCAGGTAAGCCAGCATTTCTGGTGAGGTGAGATCGTTAATGGCAACAATTTCAACGGGTTCTTTTTGCTCCAGCAGGCGACGCAGAACCAGCCGACCGATACGTCCAAAGCCGTTAATACCGATTTTTTTCATAACAGAAGTCCTTGCCAATGGTGAAGAGGAATTCAATAACAACCGGGAAAGATGACAAATAAATTAACGCAACTGCGGCCTTTGCCCCACACATTCTGTGCGCAAAAAAACACCAGCCTGGCGGCGAGTGTTGGCAGGTTGAATGAAAGTGTTATTTTTTCATCAGGTTCCTGGTGATCCTGAAAAAGGCATGCTTATCGTTGGCATGTAAAAGCCTGATTTCACCCGGCGTGGCATGCATATATTTTTTATAGACGCGGGTGAAGGTTTGCTGGCTGGTAAAGCCATTTTCCACCGCAATCTCCAGCAAGGTTTTGTCGCTGTGGATAATGGCGAAAGTAGCTCTGATAACCCGGCGCAGACGCATATATTCACCGAGGTTATAGCCGGTCACCTCGCGGAAAATACGTTGAAAATGCCAGTGACCATAACCACTTTTGCCGGTGATGGTACTGACACGAATCGTTTCGTCATACAGGTGTTCTTCGATCCAGTGAATAATGTCATCCACCACCGAATAAATCATTTTGTCTTGCGTTGGATAAAAGGTCGGCAAAAACGGTTTTACAGCAGTGATAGCATTCATATCACACCCAGCTTTGCAGAGATTGGGTGACAATATCAGTCATGCGCGCTGGAAAAGGTAGTTATACAAATGGATAGGTATACGAAGGGATAATTGATTGTTGCTCAGGATGCGCGATAAATCGCGCCGCTCCGGCTGAGCACATTTTTGTAGCGGCGCGATTTATCGCGCGTTTTTGATATGAATTATCTATCTCTGCCACCGTCAGGCCGCAGCTAACCATAACCAAAGCCGATTACCCCGCCATTACATCATCTGCTGTGCCAGCCGCAGTTCTCTGATCATTTGTTCTGCTGCCGGGGAGACGGGATAGGCGGCATGGGTGACGGCATAATGGGTCACTGTCCATGTCGGTGAGTCCGGTACGCAGACCAGCGGAAAGCGCGTCTGCATCAACTGTGCATAATGGTGCGGCAGGATACCCACCACATCGCCCGCGGCAATCAGCATCGCTACCGCCTCAATCCCCACCGCCTCCGGTCCCCGGCTCAGGTGCAGACGCGCCAACGCGTCCTCAACAAACGGCTGCTGTGCACGCCAGACTAACGGTAACTGCCGCGCGCGCAACTCATTGCCAGCCAGCGTATACAGGCCGTGCGACTCGTCAAACAGGTCGACATAGTGCAGTGA is part of the Pantoea phytobeneficialis genome and harbors:
- a CDS encoding helix-turn-helix domain-containing protein, translated to MNAITAVKPFLPTFYPTQDKMIYSVVDDIIHWIEEHLYDETIRVSTITGKSGYGHWHFQRIFREVTGYNLGEYMRLRRVIRATFAIIHSDKTLLEIAVENGFTSQQTFTRVYKKYMHATPGEIRLLHANDKHAFFRITRNLMKK
- a CDS encoding pirin family protein, which encodes MIEQRLSEQRGVGAHGWLHSHHTFSFANYWDPKQVGFSDLLVINDDRVAKARGFGAHPHSNMEIISYVLAGALEHKDSMGTGSVIVPGDVQLMSAGSGVTHSEFNHSSEDGVHFLQIWVVPDEKNTPPGYQQISVPENEKRGHLRLIVSPEGEQGALSIRQDVRIYAGLFDAGEQQTITLDDDRYAYIHVARGNVTVNGVTFKAGDGARVRNEKTLTFSEGEAAEVLLFDLRPLEVNHPSR
- the gap gene encoding type I glyceraldehyde-3-phosphate dehydrogenase, giving the protein MKKIGINGFGRIGRLVLRRLLEQKEPVEIVAINDLTSPEMLAYLLKYDSNYGAFPATVSAEGQNLVVGGNNIKVFAEKEAKNIPWGDLGVDVVIECTGFYTSAEKAQAHLDAGAKKVLISAPAGEMKTIVFNVNDDTLTADDTIISVASCTTNCLAPMAKALNDSFGIKVGTMTTVHAYTGTQALVDGPRGKDFRASRAAVENVIPHTTGAAKAIGLVIPALSGKLKGHAQRVPVKTGSVTELVSVLDKKVTVAEINAALKLACENNESFNYTEDPIVSSDVIGLPFGSIFDATQTEISEAGDVQLVKTVSWYDNEYGFVTQLVRVLHKFSNL
- a CDS encoding hydrolase — encoded protein: MSNSKLEVLTPLNSQIIFIDQQPQMAFGVQSIDRQVLKNNTVALAKAARVFNIPTIITTVETESFSGYTYPELLDVFPGLDILERTSMNSWDDQKVRDALAANGKKKVVVSGLWTEVCNNSFALCAMLEGGYEIYMVADASGGTSKEAHDYAMQRMIQAGVIPVTWQQVMLEWQRDWAHRDTYDAVMKIAKEHSGAYGIGVDYAYTMVHKAPSRQESEHRTLAPVPAR
- a CDS encoding MFS transporter, whose protein sequence is MAQVNDMHSAMVTELPAQAASPWQPLQQPVFRMLWLATVVSNIGSWMNDVGVNWSMLTLSADPLSVALVQAASSLPMFLFALPSGVMADIVDRRKYLLFSQLWVFIAAAGLTLLSFLGLVTPWVLLVAAFLLSTGAAMSSPPFQAIVPDLVEKHELGPAIALNSLGINISRAIGPALGGLILSFAGPWMVFLLNALSVLGVAWVLYRWKAPASIQRLPPEHFFPAVRVGLRYVHAAPVFRNVLVRTFAFFLFGSAGWALLPLVARRELGLGPGGYGIMLACIGVGAICGAVLLPGLRKKFSADRLMVLASMLFGLTMLALAFIRHFWWLNACEFFTGFAWIAVLSTLNLGAQRSAAKWVKARALAVYLTVFFGSMTIGSAVWGQLAAHFSIPLSLTFAAVGMFLSCATVWRWRLDQDPDLNLEILNDTDNNPTPEIHHNRGPVMVSYEYVIRNEDAHDFTVCMQDMRRVRRRGGAINWSIYEDVLQPGIFVETFVVGSWMEHLREKERYTMNDRKIQSRVYAFHQGESLPEVRYLVAPA
- a CDS encoding DUF1427 family protein, translating into MNPLIISLGAGVLVGLFYALLRVRSPAPPAIALVGLLGMIIGGQIMAHVKPQPQASTITTHVDKVG
- a CDS encoding amidohydrolase, which encodes MVTLGKAELILINGKFHTVDRANPVADAVAIREGKFLAVGSQAEVMEHHCEGTKVIDLKGHTAVPGLNDSHLHLIRGGLNYNLELRWEGVPSLADALRMLKEQALRTPSPQWVRVVGGWTEFQFAERRMPTLEEINEAAPDTPVFILHLYDRALLNRAALNVVGYTKDTPNPPGGEIQRDSNGNPTGMLIARPNAMILYATLAKGPKLPLELQINSTRQFMRELNRLGLTSAIDAGGGFQNYPDDYEVIAELHSKKQMTVRIAYNLFTQRPGHELEDFEKWTDMLTPGQGSDYFRHNGAGEMLVFSAADFEDFLEPRPDLAPGMEDELERVVRHLVEHRWPFRLHATYNESISRMLDVFEKVDREIPFNGLHWFFDHAETVTQKNIDRIKALGGGIAVQHRMAFQGEYFAERYGIEATRHTPPVARMLETGVPVGLGTDATRVASYNPWTALYWLVSGRTVGGMQMYDVNARLDRDTALMLWTQGSAWFSSEQGKKGQIKVGQLADMAVLSKDFFSVPEEEIKGIESVLTVVDGNVVYAAGTFSSEAPPTLPVLPEWSPVVKVPGHYRSAPPGATTRVGMMPQAHHCSGPCGVHSHQHDIARGANVPVAEDNAFWGALGCSCFAF
- a CDS encoding alpha/beta fold hydrolase; protein product: MSTFKTTDGTQIYFKDWGKGKPVLFSHGWPLDADMWDSQMNFLAERGYRVIAFDRRGFGRSDQPWQGYDYDTFASDINDLINHLGLDKVTLVGFSMGGGDVTRYIGNYGSARVTSLVLLGAVTPIFGKAADYQEGVDLSVFAGIRDGLRKDRAQFIKDFAAPFYGTNAGQTVSEGVLTQTLNIALLASLKGTLDCVTAFSETDFRADIAKVDVPTLVIHGSNDQIVPFATTGKVAAEMISGAELKVYDNGPHGFAVTHQDQLNEDLLAFLQR
- a CDS encoding DoxX family protein, giving the protein MKTSSVFSFPPRIDLGLFFLRLTGSLLLLHVHGLPKVFHFQQELTRIEDPFGMGPYMSLIPAIIAEVVCPILIILGWWSRLACLPIIGVLLVAMLVVHPDWTIADGQFGWLLLIIFTTLALTGPGGWRIGVKAKQELRHGSG